The following coding sequences lie in one Zingiber officinale cultivar Zhangliang chromosome 2B, Zo_v1.1, whole genome shotgun sequence genomic window:
- the LOC122048557 gene encoding phospholipase A1 EG1, chloroplastic/mitochondrial-like, producing MTPRARGRPSTSSSASESSARVDVLEQENADLKTRLSNLEADFRAERQSRLDLEKIGRDMNIDIYMTPSSYIQTSTQWAVPRISVQHAPAPVPAKANMRKEMEEDNWEALVAPLHPVLRDEIVRYGELVAACYKAFDLDPSSDRYLNCKYGKKNMLRGVGMQDAGYEVTKYVYATPDISLPIPTQNGSTCCSRWIGYVAVSSSDVGRRDIVVSFRGTVTSTEWIANLMSSLEAARFDPHDPRPDVKVASGFLNLYTSGDSSTKFGSGSCREQLLAEVSRLLHKYKGEEVSITLAGHSMGSALALLLGYDIAELGLNRGAPVMVYSYGGPRVGNAGFKQRCEELGVKVLRVANVNDPVTKLPGVIFNENFRNPMGGSLSSYAHVGVELALDFFKVQDPVCVHDLDAYIRLLKCHPKNGAAVQAKRNRDAAGDIARKARELLSSVQVAEAWTWQDAAMQLGNWMQLINI from the exons ATGACTCCTAGGGCCAGGGGTCGTCCCAGCACATCATCGAGTGCATCCGAATCATCTGCTAGAGTAGACGTCTTAGAGCAAGAAAACGCAGATTTGAAGACTCGTCTCTCAAACTTGGAGGCAGATTTTCGAGCAGAGCGACAATCCCGATTGGATCTTGAGAAAATTGGGCGGGATAT GAACATTGATATCTATATGACACCATCATCATATATCCAAACTAGCACCCAA TGGGCAGTGCCCAGGATCTCTGTGCAGCACGCGCCGGCGCCGGTTCCGGCTAAGGCGAACATGAGGAAGGAGATGGAGGAGGACAATTGGGAGGCTCTGGTGGCGCCGCTGCATCCGGTTCTCAGAGATGAGATCGTCCGGTACGGCGAGCTGGTTGCCGCCTGTTACAAGGCCTTCGACCTCGATCCTTCCTCTGACCGTTACCTCAACTGTAAGTACGGCAAGAAGAACATGCTCCGGGGGGTGGGAATGCAGGACGCTGGCTACGAGGTCACCAAGTACGTGTATGCCACTCCTGACATCAGCCTCCCCATCCCGACCCAGAACGGCAGCACCTGCTGCAGCCGCTGGATCGGCTACGTCGCCGTCTCTTCTTCCGACGTCGGCCGCCGCGACATCGTCGTCTCCTTCCGCGGCACCGTCACTAGCACCGAGTGGATCGCTAACCTGATGAGCTCCCTGGAGGCGGCGCGGTTCGATCCGCACGACCCCCGCCCGGACGTCAAGGTCGCCTCGGGCTTCCTCAACCTCTACACCTCCGGCGACAGCTCCACCAAGTTCGGCAGCGGCAGCTGCCGGGAGCAGCTCCTGGCCGAGGTGTCCCGCCTCCTCCACAAGTACAAGGGCGAGGAGGTGAGCATCACGCTGGCCGGCCACAGCATGGGGAGCGCCCTCGCGCTGCTCCTCGGCTACGACATCGCCGAGCTCGGCCTCAACCGGGGGGCGCCCGTCATGGTCTACTCCTACGGCGGACCGCGCGTCGGCAACGCCGGGTTCAAGCAACGGTGCGAGGAGCTCGGCGTCAAGGTGCTGCGCGTGGCGAACGTGAACGACCCGGTGACGAAGTTGCCGGGGGTCATTTTCAATGAGAATTTCAGGAATCCGATGGGCGGCAGCCTGAGCAGCTACGCCCACGTCGGGGTGGAGCTGGCCCTGGACTTCTTCAAGGTGCAGGACCCGGTTTGTGTGCATGACTTGGACGCCTACATCCGGCTCTTGAAATGCCATCCCAAGAACGGCGCCGCCGTCCAAGCGAAGAGGAACAGGGACGCCGCCGGCGACATCGCGAGGAAGGCCAGGGAGCTGCTGAGCAGCGTCCAAGTGGCGGAGGCATGGACGTGGCAAGACGCCGCCATGCAGCTGGGCAATTGGATGCAGCTCATAAATATCTAA
- the LOC122048558 gene encoding protein ALP1-like yields MTALRQLAYGAPADQSNEYLRLAKTTVIDCLINFCKCVYEVFGDQYLRRPTAADTQHLLEMHERRHGFPDMLGSLDCMHWEWKNCPVAWRGQFTRGDHGHQQLCLKQSHLLTYGYDMLFFGAAGSRNDINVLYESPLFNKVLEGGAPEVYFTINGTTYTKGYYLTDGIYPTWATFVKSFPCPEDSKRKKFKERQEAARKDVEQAFGVLQARWAIVRGPVRYWSRDILRDIMYTCIILHNIIIEDEGDVVSNWMGDEENHPTLVKQGSTPEFQEYLRRNCELRDSETHHQLRADLIEHIWALDENNQ; encoded by the coding sequence ATGACAGCTCTTCGTCAATTGGCATATGGAGCCCCTGCCGACCAATCCAATGAATATCTAAGGCTTGCTAAAACCACTGTTATTGACTGTTTAATCAACTTCTGCAAATGTGTATATGAAGTATTTGGGGACCAATACTTGAGAAGACCAACTGCAGCTGACACCCAACATTTACTTGAAATGCATGAGCGAAGGCATGGTTTCCCTGACATGTTGGGTAGCCTTGATTGTATGCATTGGGAATGGAAAAATTGTCCCGTCGCTTGGAGAGGTCAGTTTACTCGAGGCGATCATGGACACCAACAATTGTGCTTGAAGCAGTCGCATCTGCTGACTTATGGATATGACATGCTTTTTTTTGGAGCTGCGGGATCACGTAATGATATAAATGTGCTTTACGAATCACCTCTATTCAACAAAGTTTTGGAAGGAGGTGCACCAGAGGTTTATTTTACAATAAATGGCACGACATATACTAAAGGATATTATCTAACAGATGGGATTTACCCAACTTGGGCTACCTTCGTCAAGAGTTTTCCATGTCCCGAGGATTCAAAGAGAAAAAAGTTCAAGGAAAGACAAGAGGCTGCAAGAAAAGATGTCGAGCAGGCATTTGGAGTTCTCCAAGCTCGTTGGGCAATAGTCAGAGGTCCAGTACGATATTGGTCGAGAGATATATTGAGAGATATCATGTATACGTGCATTATTTTGCACAATATCATTATTGAAGATGAAGGAGATGTAGTATCTAATTGGATGGGAGATGAAGAAAATCATCCGACGCTGGTAAAACAAGGCTCCACACCCGAATTCCAAGAATACCTCCGGAGAAATTGCGAGTTGCGTGACAGTGAAACACATCATCAACTTCGAGCTGACTTGATTGAACATATATGGGCACTTGACGAAAATAATCAATGA